TCTGCTCGTCGTGATCTTGCGTAAGTTCGCTTGGGGCCCGATCGCTTCCGGTTTGGAAGCGCGCGAGCACCACATCGCCGAGCACATCACGGGAGCGGAGCGAGCCAATCGCGAAGCGAAGGCGATGCTCGCGGAGTATCAAAAGAAGCTGGAAGCGGCCCATTTGGAAGTGCGCGGTATTCTCGACGAAGCTCGTCGCGATGCCGAACACACCAAGCAAGAGATCGTCGCCGCGGCTCGCGCCGAAGCGGCGGCCGAAATGGATCGCGGGAAGCGCGAAGTGCAGACGGCGATGGATCAAGCCCTGAAGCACCTCACCGAAACGTCCGCCGAACAGGCCGTGTATCTGGCCGGCAAGGTGCTGCAACAACAGTTGAAGCCCGCCGACCATGCCCGACTGATCGACGAAGCGATGGCGAAGTTTCCCAAGAGCACGGCCCAGTTGAATTAACTTCGGGTAAATAGTTTCGCGAGGCCCGTCTTCGCGAACTAGTTGCCGTTGAACGAACCGTTGAACTAAGAGTCTCGATCCATGTCCGCAGCCGAAATCGACATCAAGAAGCCGGAAGCCGACATCGACGTCGGTGCGCAAGGCATCGCCGATGCCTACGCGAAGGCGTTGATCGAGGCAACCGAGAAAGCCGGCCGCAGCGAAGCGGTCGTCGGCGAACTCGACTCCTGGATCGACGACGTTTTGGCGAAGAACCCGAAGCTCGATCGGCTGTTCGCCTCTCCCGTCGTCGATGCGGAAGAGAAGTTCAAGATGGTGGATCGGGCTTTGCCGAAGGCCGAGCCGTTGTTCGTTAAGTTTTTAAAGGTGCTCGCGTCGCACGAGCGGTTGGAAATCATCCGACCGATCCGGGACGAAGCGCACCGTATTCTCGATAAACTCCGGGGCCGGATCGAGGCGACCGTCGTCTCCGCCGTGCCGATGGATTCCAAGCAAAGCGCCGCCTTACAAGCCCGGCTCAAGACGCTTCTCGGGGGCGATGTCGTCCTCGTCGAAGAAGTCGATCCGAGCTTGATCGGCGGACTCATCGTGCGCGTCGGCGATCGGGTACTCGATGGTTCCCTCTCCAACAGCCTCGCACGACTCAAAGAACAGTTGATCAATAGGAGCGTCCATGAAATTCAACGCCGGCGAGATAGCTTCAGTTCTCCAACGGGAAATTGAGCAGTTTGACGCCCAGATCGACGTCCGCGAAGTCGGACGAGTCCTCGAAGTGGGCGATGGTATTGCGCGCGTTTACGGCCTCGCGGGCGTTGCTGCCGGCGAAATGGTCGAATTCGCCAACGGCACCATCGGCCTCGCTTTCAACCTCGAAGAACACTCCGTCGGCGTAATCATCCTGGGTGATTACCTGACGCTTGCCGAGGGAGACGAGGTTAAGAGCACCGGGCGACTCCTGAGCGTTCCGGTCGGCGAGGCCTTGCTCGGCCGCGTCGTCGATCCGCTCGGCAACCCACTCGACGGCAAGGGCCCGATCGTTACGTCGCATCGACGCATGGTCGAGTCGATGTCGCCGGGGATCGCCGGTCGTCAACCGGTTCGCGAACCGCTCCAAACGGGCATCAAGGCGGTCGACGCCATGACGCCGATCGGCCGCGGCCAGCGCGAGCTCATCATCGGCGACCGTAAGACCGGCAAGACCGCGATCGGCATCGACGCGATCTTGAACCAAAAAGGTTCGGGCGTGAAGTGCTTTTACGTCGCAGTCGGTCAGAAGGATTCGACCGTCGCCGGCGTGATCGACGCGCTCACGAAGAACGGCGCCATGGATTACACCACGGTCATCGTGTCCGGTGCTTCGAGCCCTGCTCCGCTACAATACGTCGCGCCGTATTCCGGCACCGCGATGGCCGAATACTTCACCTACTCCGGTCAACACGCGCTGATCGTGTACGACGATCTTTCGAAGCAAGCCCAAGCGTATCGTCAGTTGTCGTTGCTCATGCGTCGCCCGCCGGGCCGTGAAGCCTATCCCGGCGACGTGTTCTACGCCCATAGCCGTCTTTTGGAGCGTTCGGTAAAGCTGAGCGACGATCTCGGCGCCGGCTCCCTGACGAGCTTGCCGATCATCGAAACGCTCGAAGGGGAAGTCTCGGCGTACATCCCGACGAACGTGATCTCGATCACCGACGGCCAGATCTACCTGCAGCCCGACTTGTTCTTCTCCGGTCAACGTCCGGCCATGAACCCCGGTATCTCGGTCAGCCGCGTCGGTGGCGCCGCTCAGATTCCGGCGATGAAGCATAAGCTCGTCGCCGGTGGTTTGCGTCTCGCACTCGCTGCGTTCCGCGAACTCGAAGCGTTCGCGCAACTCGGTACCGATCTCGATGCCGCGACGCAGTCGAAGCTCGACCGCGGCTACCGCATGATCGAGTTGCTGAAGCAGGGCCAATACCAGCCGATGGACGTGATCGACCAAGTCATGAGCATCTTCGCCGGCAACGGCGGGTTTCTCGACAAGGTGCCGCGCAACGAAGTCGCCGCTTGGGAGAAGCAATTCTTAGCGTACATGCGCGAGCAGAAGTCGGAAGTTCGCAAGCGCCTGGCCGACTCGAAGAAGCTCGACGCCGAAACCATCACCGCGCTCGAAGCGGCGATCGTCGAGTTCCAAAAGCAATACGCCGCCCACAAGGCCGACCTCGCCAAGAAGTAAACGTCTCTCGAATCGCTCGAATAAGTACTCTTAAGCAACCAGTTTTTTCCGCGAACGAACGCACATGGCTAAGGCTCGCGCACTCGATAAACGTCGCAAAGCGATCCGCAACATCCGCAAGATCACGCGGACGATGGAGCTGATCGCGACTGCGCGTTTCAAGAAGGCGATGGATCGTGCTTCGGCCGCCTCGGCTTATACGAAGCGTATCTCCTCGCTCGTCGCCGACTTGGCTAATGCCGGCCTCGCCGTCAGCCATCCGTTGCTTGAGGCGCGGCCGGAAGTGAAGATCGCGAAGCTGTTAGTGCTGACCGGCAACCGCGGTCTCTGCGGCGGGTACAACTCCAACATCATTCGGGCCGCGGCGGCCCGCGTCGTCGAGCTTCAGGCAGCCGTCCCGAGCGTGTCCGTCGAGATCTCCGGCAAGCGCGGCATCTCGGGCTTCAAGACGCGTAACATCACGGCCGATGTGACGTTTACGCACTTCGAAGACAAGCCTCGGTTCGATGAAGTCGAAGTCCTCGCGCAGCGTTATCTCAACGAATACCTCACCGGCAAGCTCGATCGCCTCGACGTCGCTTACACGCGCTTCGAGACGATGTCGCGACAATACGTCACCGTCGAAACGCTGCTGCCGCTCGGTGCCTTGGAAGGCCTCGACGGGGCCGCGAAGCCAGGTGCGGCGAAGACGGAAGCCGATGCGGCCGCGGCGAAAAAAGAAGTGAAAGCCGAAGTGCAGTACGAGTTCTTGCCGTCGGCCCAGAGCATCCTCGAAGAGGTCGTGCCGACGAGCTTCAAAGTGAAGCTTTTCAAGTTCTTTCTCGATGCGGCCGTGAGCGAGCAGATCGCACGAATGACGGCCATGAAAGCCGCGACCGACAATGCCAACAAGATCATCAAGAAACTCGCGATGACCTACAACCGCGCTCGGCAAAGCCAGATTACGGGCGAGATCATGGAAGTGCTCGGCGGCGTCGAAGCACTCAAAAATAAATAATGACTAATGACTAAATCCTAATGACTGAAGTAACACTTTTTAGACATTAGTCATTAGACCTTAGTCATTCGAAACCCTGATCAACGCATAACGACTCAATAACTGAATCCCGCTCCACCAGCGAAACAGAAGCCATGTCTACCGCAACAGCAAACAACATCGGTCACATCACGCAGGTCATCGGTTCGACGTTCGACGTCGAATTCGCGGAAGGCCATTTGCCGGCGATCTACAACGCCGTCACGATCCATTCCGAGCAAAAAGGGATGAAGATCAACCTCACCGGCGAAGTGCAGCAGCATCTCGGCGGCGGGCGCGTGCGTTGCGTCGCGCTCGGCAGCACGGATGGTTTGATTCGCGGCCTCGATTGCGTCGACACGGGCAAGCCCGTGACCGTGCCGGTCGGCAAGGCAACGCTCGGTCGGGTGTTCAACGTCACCGGCGATCCGATCGACAATCGGGGGCCCGTCGATGCCGAAGATCGCTGGCCGATCCATCGCGCCGCTCCTCCGCTCACCGACCTCACCACGAAGACCGAAGTCTTCGAGACCGGGATCAAGGTCATCGATTTGCTCACGCCGTTCGTCCGCGGCGGTAAAGCCGGTCTCTTCGGCGGTGCCGGTCTCGGCAAGACGGTTATTCTCACCGAGCTGATCGCTCGTATCGCTAAGCAGCACGGCGGCTATTCGGTGTTCGCCGGAGTCGGCGAGCGCACGCGTGAAGGAACCGACCTCTGGCTCGAAATGCAAGAGACGAAGATCGGCAACACCGGCCGCAGCGTCATCGAGCAAACCTGCATGGTGTTCGGCCAGATGAACGAGCCGCCCGGCGCGCGTCTTCGCGTCGCCCTCTCGGCTCTGACGATGGCCGAATACTTCCGCGACACCACCGGGGCCGATACGCTCCTCTTCATCGACAACATCTTCCGCTTCTCGCAAGCCGGTTCGGAAGTGTCAGCTCTTCTCGGTCGTATGCCGAGCGCGGTCGGTTATCAACCGACCCTCGCCACGGAAATGGGTGCGCTCCAAGAGCGCATCGCCTCGACGACCAAGGGTGCGATCACGTCCGTGCAAGCCGTGTACGTGCCGGCCGACGATCCGACCGACCCTGCTCCTGCGACGGCGTTCGGCAACCTCGACGCGTTCCTTTATCTCGAACGCTCGATCTCGGAAAAAGGAATTTATCCGGCCGTGGATCCGCTCGCGTCGTCGAGCCGTATTCTCGATCCGGCCTACGTCGGCGATCGCCACTACGCCGTCGCTCGCCGCGTGCAAGGGACCTTGCAACGTTACCGCGAGCTCCAAGACATCATCGCGATTCTCGGCGTCGATGAATTGAGCGAGACCGATAAGCTGATCGTGCATCGCGCTCGCCGCATCGAACGCTTCTTGTCGCAGCCGTTCTTCGTCGCCGAAGTATTCACCGGCAAGTCCGGCGAATACACCTCGCTCGCCGACACGATTCGCAGCTTTGAAGAAATCTGCGACGGCAAATGGGACCACCTCTCCGAAGAATCGTTCTTGTACGTCGGCCCGATCGAGCAAGCCGAAGAACAATCCAAGAAGGTCAAGCGCTAAGCTATGTCGCAAGCAACCGAAACTCCCGTCCGCGGCACGCACACGATGCGCGTCGTCGTCGTCACACCGGAAGCGACGCTCGTCGACGACACGGCCGATTTCGTCGCCTTGCCGTTGTTCGACGGCGAGATCGGCATCGCACCCAGCCATAGCCCGATGATCGGCCGCTTAGGCTTCGGCGAGCTGCGCATCGAGCGCGGCGACAACGAACGCCGGCTCTACGTCGACGGCGGCTTCGTGCAAGTGGCCGACGACGTCATCTCGGTCCTGACGAACAAAGCCGTCGACGTGAAAGACCTCGACGCTGCGACGGCCGCAGCACAGCTGGAAGCGGCGATTAAAATGCCGGCCAACACCGACGAGCTGCTCGCCATCCGCGACCGCACGATCGCCCAAGCCCGCGCGCAGCTGCACGCGGCCCGCAAGGCGAAGTAGCACGCGTCGCACGTCGACCCGCAAACGATCGCCCCGTAAACCGTCAAGCCGCTCACGCTTGCGATTTCGCGGACTGCACACGCCGCAGCGCAACCATCTACTTCTCCAACTCCACGCCGGTCGCCGTCACCGTGATTTCGGCCGGAATAAAGCCGGGATCGAGATAGTCGACCGAGAGAAATTGCTTTTCGTTGCGGAAGGCGATGTCGCCGATCTTGTCTTCGAGCTTGGTCACGTCTTCCGTCCAGCCGGCCGACGTCAGCTGCTTGCGCCAAGCATCGACGATCCCTTTCGCCTGACCCGTGGCGACTTCGAAATTCAGCCGATTCTTTCTCTGCTCGATTGCCTGCGCAGCGGCAGGGACCGCGAGCTTGATCTTCGGCAGGGGGCGTTCCTCGTCTTTCTTCTTTTGCTCGAGCTCCGCTTGGAAGCGCGCTTCCTGCTCCGCCACTTCGGCCGCGGACAGGTGCTTCAGAGACACCCGCCGCTTCCCTTCGACCTCGTTCATTTGTAGCGTCAGCATATCCTTGGCCGGGTTGCGAAAGATCAGCTCGTCCTTAAAGTCGATCTTAAACGGTCTGTCGGTAGTCGCTTTCCAGTCCGACTTGCCGAGCGTGCTGCGATAATACGTTTCGACGTCCGCCAAGCTCGACGACGTGTCGAAAGACACCTGCTTCGTCGAATCGGAATATTGCAATCCTTGGGCGTCTGCCGGCGCCGGAAGATCGACCGCGATCTTTTGCGCGATATACGAGATCATCGTCTTGCCCCCTTGCGCAGGAGCCGAGCCGGTGCTTGCCATCAGCCGCACGAGGTTCCGTTTGAAATCCTGCGTTCCCTCGACGGAGCCGTAAGGGGTCCAGCCTTCGGCTTGAAGTAATTTCGCGATTTCCCTCGCCGTCGGCTCCACTGCGGTTTCGGTAACGTACATCGCCACGTCGGGACTAACCACGAGCGGCTTCGCTCCGGACGGCACCGGCAGCTTAGCGAGATCGATGCCCGACGGGGAAAGCGCCACGGTCGAAACATGGCCGGGCGATTGCGCCGTACGAACGCCCGGTGCCGAGCCGGCCGCTTGAGGCGCCTCGTTCGTCCCTTCGGAGCAGCCCGTGCAGTTGCTCAACAGCGCTGCGGCGTAGATCAAGCAAACGATTCGGCTCGACAAGGTTCGCCGCATGAGAGTTCCCTTCTATTTTTCGCTGAGGAGTTCGCATGAAAAAAACAGGCGTTTCACGACCGGAATTATTCATGTCGCACGGTCGATTGTACATGCCCCTACGATCGCAACGCCGTGGCGCCGGCGTTCGGCCCGCATAAACTGACCAAGCCCCACCGTCGACCTGGGCGGGTTGTGAAATTGCGCGAGCCGGCCAAAAGCCGTTCACGCCCCTCGCGTGGCTTGCCGAAGCATGTACTACGGCGAGCCGGGGACTTGGTTCGAGGCTCGCTCGACCCTTTCGACGACTTCCGTTCGCCGCCCCATTCGTTCGGCATCGCTCCTCGAGATACTCGTTCTATGCACCGCCCGATTCGTCGTCATGGCTCGCACTCCGCCGGTCGCTCCCATCTTCCGACCCGGCTCCCGACCGTCTCCCTCGAGATCACGCGCGGTCGGGCTCGCAACAGCGTCCGCCGCATCGAAGGGCTGGCCTACCTGATCGGCTCGGCCGAGGACAACGATCTCGTGCTCGCCGACTCCCAATTTCCCGACTCGCATTCCTATCTGCTCCGCAGCCCGCTCGGCCTGACCCTCTGCTGGCTCGGCGACGGACCGGAGATCACGGTCGATGCGGTGCCCGTGCTCTCGTCGGCGCTGGTGCCCGACGGGGCTCGGCTCCGCACCGGTCCTTATGAGTTTAGGATTCGCCTGGAATGGCCGACGACTTCGGCCGCAGAGGTCGCCGCGTCGACCGGCGAAATCGGCGAGTCCGACTTTCCGCGCTCGATCACGCGCCCGGAGATCGTGATCGCCGACGTGCCCCTTTCGCCGTGGGGCTCGTCGTCGCCGACTTCGTTTTCGATCACGGGCAACTACTGACGCCGCGCCGATCGCTCGGGCATGTTCCCTGTTTGTCGGTGTTATCGATCGTCGGTTATCGTAAAACTTCGCAGACGTTTTTCGAGGTGATTCAACGATGGGTGTCGTTCGCACGGTCGTCACGGCTCTTCCGCAAGTCGCTTCCGCAGAAAAAATCTATCGCGTCGACGCCGGCCCCGGCGAGCCGACGGCGAAGCCTGCCGCGGCGGCTACGCATCGCGCGGTCCTCGGCGCTACGGTCGTGAGCGTCGATCTGCAGCAACTTCTGGCCGATCTCGATGCCGAATCGCGCCGCTTGATCGGCCCCTCGACTCCGCCCCGCGATTAAGCTGGCCGATCGTCCGCGGCTTCGCTCGGTGCGGCGCCGGCCTGCGAGGCGAGTTCGGCAACCGTCGACGGAGCGCGATCGAACCCGCCTGCCGTGCGCGGCCTGAGGCGCGGGCCGCCGGCGCTGCGCGTCGAGCGGCCGGCGTAGCGATCGAACGCGTCGACGAGATTCGCGTAGAGCAGCGCCGTGCAGCCGACGTAAACGAGTAACGAGACAAAACCGCCGCCCAGAAACGCTTTTGAGGCCCGGTCTGCCCCGATGCCCGAATGCGTCCATTCGAACATTGTCGGATGGCAAGCCGAAAGCAGCACGGGCAATGAGAACGATGCGAAGAATACCGTCTCCTCCCCTCCGGATGCGGCGAGCGCCACGAAGCCGGTGAGGATCAGCGGCGCGATCGAAACGCCGAGAATCATGATGGCCAGCGCCAAGCCCATCGACTTGAGCGAGGTCGCCGCTTGCAACGAACACCGCAAGCCGAGGCAAGCCGCAAAGAGTGCCGCAACGAGATGCAGCGGGATCAAGAGCGGCAAGAGGAATAAGAACGATGGACGAAGGATCGCGGTCAACAGCCAAGCGATGAGAATCGTGGCATACCAGTAGCGCACCCCATAAAGCGTGGCGAGAATCTTCGCCCGCACGATCTCCTTCCCTTCGAGCGGCGTGCTCATCAGCGTGAGCCAGGTATCCTTCTCCCGTTCCCCGGTGATCGAGCCGGCGGAATTGCTCGTCACCAGCAGCAGCATGAGCCCGAAAATCATCGGCACGCCGGTCATCGAGGCGAGCTCCATCGGCGAAGGATTCCCGCGGCCGTTGTAGCCTGTGCGCCAGTAGATGTCCGTGATGCTCCCGATAAAAGCGACGCTGAGGACGTAGGCGATCATGAGAAACAAAAGAATCGTAGCGATTCGTCCCGACCAACCGAGACGGATCGCCGTTCGTTGCGATGTCATCTCCTTCCACAGCATCGCTTGCTCGCCGACGGCCCGTCGCTTGCGCGTGAAGATCGCCGGCAGAGCGCCCAGTTTCTTTATGATGGAATCATTGGCCGCGCGCCCCGCAATCTTGAGGTAAAACCGCCGCACACCGATGACGGCCGAGAGCGCGAGCAGCGCCGAAGCCGCGAGGTAACCGCCGGCGAATATGCCGTAGTTCGTCGAACTGGGCCCGCCTCGCCCATCGAAGAGCACCGAGCCGAGGAACACGAACGGATGGAACTGGATCAGCCAACGAAGCGTCGTCACCGCTCCGTCCGCAACCGTTTCTAAGATCGGGTACTTGAATGTTTGGCTCGCAATCCCCTCCATGATTCCCCATGCCATCGGCGGAACCGCCAAGAGCGCGATGATGACGAGGTAGGCGCGCGTGATCGCTTCGCGGCTCCGCTGGGCTCGAGCCGAGATGGCGAGCGACAACGTCGCCGTCACGCAAAGGACCAAGAACGAGACGCCGAACGACGCGAGCATTTGCCCCGGCCCGACGCCGCCGAGCGTCAGCGCGAGTGCGAGAATCGGCAGCCCGACCGCGAGCTGCATAATGACCGACCAGAGTCGGGCGGCGAATTTGCCTAGCGCAATCTCGGAGTCGCTCAGTTGCGTCGTGAGCAGATAATCGATCGTTTTTCGTTCGTGTTCGACCGAGATCGTGCCGGCGATCATCGCCGGCGTCAGCCCAAGTACGACGAGCAATTGGATCCAGGAAAACGAGGCGAAAAACGAAAACGCAAACATCGACTGGCTGCGCAGCGTGGTATCGCGAAACGACGAGAAGGCCGCGAGGTAGCAGAACCACATCGTGATTAGCAGCACGAACGCATAGATGACCCGCGCGAAGAAATAACGCCGCCGCCGGCCGACCGTGAGGAGTTCGATATGAAAGATCGGGCTCAGGATCATCGCGAAGCCTCGGGTGCAGCGGTCTGTGCAACAGGTGACGCAACGGGGAGCGCAGCGTGAGAAACCTTCCGGCCGGAGCGCGGCAGGATGCGGCCGGTCAGGCGATCGAAGCTCGCGTACACGTACCAAGTCAGCGCCGGGGTGACGATCGTATAGGTGGCAAGAGCCTGCAGCGCCGAAGTCTGCAATCGTTCTTGAAATTCATAAAGGTCGGGCGAGCCGTTCGAGACGACGTAGTGGACGAGAAGATTGTCGAGCAGGCCGAATAATATGGGAATGATGAACCCCACCGTTGCCTCCGAGCGCTGAGGGTAAGGCTCCAGCGTCTCGATTCCGGCCATCACCAGTAGCGGCAGGCCTGCCCCGACGATGCCGACCACGACCAGCGACGCTCCGATCGCACGGAGCGAGTTTTTGCAGCGGATCGAGAACAAGGTTCCGACGACGGCGCAAAACCAGCCGAACAGTAAATGCACGCTGATCAAGATCGGCACGACGTAGGCGAACGGCGGATAACGAACGATGCAACAGGCCCACGTGACGGCGAGAAAGCAGTACCAATAGCGAATGGAATAGATTGCGCCGACGATCTTCGCCGTGACGATTTCCTTGGCTGCTAACGGAGTGCTTAAGAGAGTCAGCCAAGAGTCTTGCTCTTTCTCGGCGGCCACGGAACCCGCGGCGCGAGCCGTGATGAGTAGCAAGATGAGCGCTCCTGCGATCCCTCCCGCCAAGAGAGAAAATTCGTGCAACGGGGTTCGATCGAAAGAGACTTGATATCCCCAGCGGTTTGAGTTGTCGAAATCGGTGTAATAGTAAGGGCTCCGATTTCCCGACTCGAGGTCGATCGTTTCGTAGATCATCACACCCAGGCCAACGTAGGCGACGAGATAGAGCACGATCGACGCCGTTCGTCCGATCCAGCCGAGCTTGAGCGTGTTCTGTTGCGAGACGAGTTCCTTCCACAACATCGGAGAGTTGCCGAGCTTGCGTCGGCGCTGCGGCAGCCACCGCGACCAGGCAAAGCGCCCCAGCTTGCCTGCGCCCTGCGAGTGCCCGTTAACATACGTGCGCCGCACCGCGCGCACCGCCGCGACCAAGCAGACGGCCGAGAAAGCTCCATAGACTATCCCCGCATAGAACGGCGTGGCCCATGGATCGAAGTGCGACCCGATAGGATCGAACGTCGAAGACAAGAGGATGATCGGGTTCCACGCTACCAACGCGACGATCGAGTCGTACGCAACCCCGCTCCGGACGTGTAGAACGTCGCTGATAAACCAGCCGAGCAAACAGGGTAAGGCGAGGAGCGCAACCAGCGCCAGATACGTGCTCGTGATCGCCGCACGGCTATGCCTCGTCGACGCCGAGATCCATAGCGAGAACGACGCGGTTCCCAACAGCACGAGCAGCGCATACCAAAACGTCTTGAACACCATCTCAGGGCCGATCCCGCCGAGCATCATCATCATGCCGACGATCGGCAGCGCCACGATCAGCAGCGAGCCGATCGTCAGCAATCGCGCCGAAAACTTTCCGACCGCGATTTCCGTGTCGGTGAGTTGCGTCGTAAGCAGGTAGTCGATCGTCTTTCGTTCATGTTCCGAAGCGATCGTCCCTGCGACCATCGCCGGCGTGATCAGCAAAATGCAGCCGAGCTGGATCGAGGCGAACGCGATGAAAAATGTTTGCGTGAGCCGGCCGTAAACTTCGATGGGCAAAGTGCTGTCGTCGACCCAATGCATCACATCGAGGAAACAGCAGCCGAGCGCGATGAGCAGCCCCAGCGCGTAAGCAACTCGCAGGAAGAAATAACGCCGCCGCCTACCGATCGTCAGCAATTCCACATGCAAGATCGGGCTGAAGATCATAGCGAGCCTGGAGCGTGGTTGACCGACAGGGCTTCCAAACGTGCAGCGCTCGTCGATCGCATGAACCGGCCGACCGGAAACGTGAGCGAATTGTAATCGTGGATGCTAGTCGCGATTGTCGGCCTTACGGCAAGACGTGTCAAATCCGCGGCGGAAAAGCATTTAACTCGCCAACCGGCTCGCAACGAATGATTGGTCCGTCGTTTGCTTTGCACATAGTAACTCACAATGAAACGACCGCCGTCTCTCACCTAGAAACGCATCCTATGTCGCGTCGACGTAAACACCACACCGAACGATTGCATCGCCTCCGCGAGGAGCAACTTGCCCGAGTTCCGAACCCCGCGCTGACGAAGGTCGTCGATCGAAACATCGCCACGATCTCGCGCTTGCGCGAGGAAGCCGAGGGGCGCAAGTCGCTGCAAGAACGAGGGGCCGATTGGATCACGCGCTTTTCAGGCAGCATGACGTTCGTGTATCTGCATGCCGCTTGGTTCGCCGTGTGGATCGTCGTCAATCTCGGCTTGGCAGGTCTGCCGACTTTCGATCCCTATCCGTTCGGGTTGCTCACGCTGATCGTCTCGCTCGAAGCGATCTTTCTCTCGACGTTCGTGCTCCTCTCGCAAAATCGACAAGCTGCGCTCGCCGACCATCGGGCCGATCTCGACCTGCAGATCAACTTGTTAGCCGAATATGAAATCACGCGCATCCTATCGCTGGTCGACGCGATCGCCGACAAACTGGAGATCGATGCTTGCCACGATCCCGAACTTGCGGAGTTGGAAAAGGATGTCGAGCCCGATGAGCTGCTCAGAAAGATCAACGGCAAGCAGCCGCAGAAGATACGGAAACGCGAAGCCGAAAAGAAGTGACGCGGCTTCCATCGGCGGCGTGCGCGGATTACCGAGCAAATCAACTTCGCTTGCGCGGCCCGGTGTCGATGTCGGTCTCGACGCCATGTTCGCGGCAATAGCCGACGATCGTCTCTAAGAACTCTTCGCCGTATTCAGCTTGTTTCTTTTCGCCGACGCCGTTCACAAGCGGTAATGCGTCCCAGGTCGAGGGGCGGCGACGGGCGAAGTCGCGGAGCGTGGCATCGCTGAAGACGACGAACGGCGGCAGCCCTCGTTCTTCGGCCTTCGCGCGGCGCAGCTTACGAAGCTCTTCGAACAATTCGCGATCGACCCCTTCCCATGATTCTTTGCCCGCCTTCGATTCGCGCCTAGCCGAGCTACCCGAAGCCGCGGCGACCGAGACGCGCGAAAGCCGCGGAGTCGCCCGGCCTTGCATGACGTCGAACCCATCGTCGGTGAGCTGCAACACGCCGTACTCGCCGGCTTTGACGAGGCAGCCTTGCCCGATGAGCTGCTCGATCCAATCGCGGATCTGACGTTTGTCGTGCGTCTTGAGCAGGCCCCACGTGCTGAGCT
The DNA window shown above is from Planctomycetia bacterium and carries:
- a CDS encoding DUF1003 domain-containing protein, with translation MSRRRKHHTERLHRLREEQLARVPNPALTKVVDRNIATISRLREEAEGRKSLQERGADWITRFSGSMTFVYLHAAWFAVWIVVNLGLAGLPTFDPYPFGLLTLIVSLEAIFLSTFVLLSQNRQAALADHRADLDLQINLLAEYEITRILSLVDAIADKLEIDACHDPELAELEKDVEPDELLRKINGKQPQKIRKREAEKK
- a CDS encoding HRDC domain-containing protein — protein: VAFGMGIDKSDVRYVVHAAAPKSLEGYQQESGRAGRDGLEAECCMFYSGSDFQTWRSFQKDLPPAAATSANALLEGIEKYCQGMICRHRSLVEYFDQPFAGEKCGACDICLDEVELLDDALVTAQKILSCVARLEQSFGGEYTAQVLVGSREQRILDKGHDKLSTWGLLKTHDKRQIRDWIEQLIGQGCLVKAGEYGVLQLTDDGFDVMQGRATPRLSRVSVAAASGSSARRESKAGKESWEGVDRELFEELRKLRRAKAEERGLPPFVVFSDATLRDFARRRPSTWDALPLVNGVGEKKQAEYGEEFLETIVGYCREHGVETDIDTGPRKRS
- a CDS encoding ABC transporter permease — protein: MILSPIFHIELLTVGRRRRYFFARVIYAFVLLITMWFCYLAAFSSFRDTTLRSQSMFAFSFFASFSWIQLLVVLGLTPAMIAGTISVEHERKTIDYLLTTQLSDSEIALGKFAARLWSVIMQLAVGLPILALALTLGGVGPGQMLASFGVSFLVLCVTATLSLAISARAQRSREAITRAYLVIIALLAVPPMAWGIMEGIASQTFKYPILETVADGAVTTLRWLIQFHPFVFLGSVLFDGRGGPSSTNYGIFAGGYLAASALLALSAVIGVRRFYLKIAGRAANDSIIKKLGALPAIFTRKRRAVGEQAMLWKEMTSQRTAIRLGWSGRIATILLFLMIAYVLSVAFIGSITDIYWRTGYNGRGNPSPMELASMTGVPMIFGLMLLLVTSNSAGSITGEREKDTWLTLMSTPLEGKEIVRAKILATLYGVRYWYATILIAWLLTAILRPSFLFLLPLLIPLHLVAALFAACLGLRCSLQAATSLKSMGLALAIMILGVSIAPLILTGFVALAASGGEETVFFASFSLPVLLSACHPTMFEWTHSGIGADRASKAFLGGGFVSLLVYVGCTALLYANLVDAFDRYAGRSTRSAGGPRLRPRTAGGFDRAPSTVAELASQAGAAPSEAADDRPA